Proteins found in one Mucilaginibacter gracilis genomic segment:
- a CDS encoding PAS domain S-box protein has product MMIYTPKAGNAPNDAFLFNVKERSDRLMNYFLMVYFVLGLIFALFYGTWLIAVLVGSLSLIAYYSTKLALPNSTMYQYVLSAVFGIFMAQFIYQMHGMFEMHFFAFIGGVLLITYQKWRLQIPMVIVVILHHALFSYLQNSGMDKIYFSQLYNFDVRTFVIHVTLASVLFYICGLWAYQLKKYNELHLSQTLQMAELQKESLLLLQREQYNEERSTILESIGDAFFAVDKDWVVTYWNQMAEKILSKPKSQMLNSNFWDNFDNSTNSISYQKYKKAVETNQSVHFQDYYEPLDNWYDVSAYPSEKGLSVYFKDITERKRTELLLIESEKKYSDLFQLSPLPKWVFDVETLRFLDVNTAAIEHYGYTKEEFMGMTIRDIRPVEEVPKLEADLAKQLNKDELTKRSNFWHKKKNGELIEVDVQSRDLVYKSKKARLIIANDITEKQRYIKAIEEQNDRLREISWIQSHIVRAPLARILGLVPLIENPAESLDEKEKMLEYMLQSARDLDDVIKNITEKTTITQNFV; this is encoded by the coding sequence ATGATGATTTACACCCCTAAAGCAGGCAACGCCCCTAACGACGCCTTTTTATTTAATGTAAAAGAACGATCGGATAGGTTGATGAATTATTTCCTGATGGTTTATTTTGTGCTGGGCTTAATATTCGCCTTGTTTTATGGCACCTGGCTAATTGCAGTTTTGGTTGGCAGCCTATCGTTAATTGCCTATTACTCTACCAAACTGGCCCTGCCAAACTCAACTATGTATCAGTACGTTTTGAGTGCCGTTTTTGGCATTTTTATGGCACAGTTTATATACCAGATGCATGGCATGTTCGAGATGCATTTTTTTGCATTTATAGGCGGCGTGCTACTCATCACTTATCAAAAATGGCGCTTGCAAATACCAATGGTAATTGTGGTAATACTACACCATGCCCTATTTAGCTACCTGCAAAACAGCGGAATGGATAAAATTTATTTTTCGCAACTTTATAATTTTGATGTTCGCACGTTTGTAATACATGTTACGCTTGCTTCGGTATTATTTTACATTTGCGGCCTTTGGGCCTACCAGCTAAAAAAATATAACGAATTACACCTCAGCCAAACCTTGCAAATGGCCGAATTGCAAAAAGAATCGCTTTTATTGCTACAACGCGAGCAGTATAACGAAGAAAGAAGTACCATACTGGAAAGTATTGGCGATGCCTTTTTTGCTGTTGATAAAGATTGGGTAGTAACCTACTGGAACCAAATGGCCGAAAAGATTTTGAGTAAACCCAAAAGCCAGATGCTGAACAGCAATTTTTGGGATAATTTTGATAACTCTACAAATTCTATATCTTACCAAAAATATAAAAAAGCGGTTGAAACCAACCAATCTGTCCATTTCCAGGATTATTATGAACCTTTAGATAACTGGTACGACGTTAGCGCTTATCCTTCGGAAAAAGGATTATCGGTTTACTTTAAAGACATTACCGAGCGTAAACGCACCGAGTTATTGTTGATAGAATCTGAAAAAAAATATAGTGACCTCTTCCAGTTGAGCCCACTACCCAAATGGGTTTTTGATGTGGAAACACTAAGGTTTTTAGATGTAAATACCGCAGCTATTGAACATTACGGATACACCAAGGAAGAGTTTATGGGGATGACGATAAGAGATATAAGGCCGGTAGAAGAAGTACCTAAACTTGAAGCCGATTTAGCAAAACAATTAAATAAAGACGAATTAACCAAACGCAGCAATTTTTGGCATAAAAAAAAGAATGGCGAACTGATTGAAGTTGATGTACAAAGCCGCGACCTGGTTTATAAAAGCAAAAAAGCGCGACTTATAATAGCCAACGATATAACCGAAAAACAGCGCTACATTAAAGCCATTGAAGAGCAGAATGACAGGCTCAGAGAAATATCGTGGATACAATCGCACATTGTAAGGGCTCCGCTGGCCCGTATTTTGGGCCTTGTGCCGCTAATTGAGAACCCGGCAGAAAGCCTGGACGAAAAGGAAAAAATGCTTGAATACATGCTTCAATCTGCCCGCGACTTAGACGACGTTATTAAAAACATTACCGAAAAAACTACTATCACCCAAAACTTTGTGTAG
- a CDS encoding tRNA pseudouridine synthase A — protein sequence MRYFVHIGYHGTNYSGWQKHAGALTVQQVLETALSQIFKTTIAINGCGRTDAHVHAAQFFFHMDVDAEWGFDLAFRLNKILPYDIAVFDVVPVNGLPHARFDAIQRTYDYFIHTYKDPFLNRFSSLYPDELNLQAMASAVALLPLYNNYRAFCKTPDKNEHTICNVTTALLYASADGSRIRFHISANRFLGKMIRIIVGRLLDIGTGKLSLAAFERYLTHPDVPQTITPAYPQGLYLSKITYPYLNLPPRSQFVNMLQFNTNTVWQPVKHK from the coding sequence TTGCGATACTTTGTACACATAGGTTACCACGGCACCAATTACAGCGGTTGGCAAAAACACGCAGGCGCATTAACCGTGCAGCAGGTTTTAGAAACCGCCCTGAGCCAGATATTTAAAACCACCATAGCCATAAACGGCTGCGGCCGCACAGATGCGCATGTACATGCGGCCCAGTTTTTTTTTCACATGGATGTAGATGCAGAATGGGGTTTTGATTTGGCATTTAGGCTCAATAAAATTTTACCTTATGATATTGCCGTGTTTGATGTTGTACCGGTAAACGGCTTGCCGCATGCCCGCTTTGATGCCATACAACGCACTTACGATTATTTTATCCATACCTATAAAGATCCTTTTTTAAATCGCTTTAGTTCGTTGTACCCGGACGAGCTTAATTTGCAGGCCATGGCTTCGGCAGTGGCCTTACTGCCGCTTTACAACAATTACCGGGCGTTTTGTAAAACACCCGATAAAAACGAACATACCATTTGTAACGTTACCACAGCCCTATTGTATGCCAGTGCCGATGGTAGCCGCATTCGTTTTCATATTTCGGCAAACCGTTTTTTGGGTAAAATGATACGCATTATTGTGGGGCGGCTGCTTGATATTGGCACAGGCAAGTTAAGCCTGGCCGCCTTTGAGCGCTACCTCACCCATCCCGATGTACCCCAAACCATTACGCCTGCTTATCCGCAGGGCTTATACCTGTCAAAAATAACTTACCCTTACCTTAACCTGCCGCCGCGTTCGCAATTTGTAAACATGCTACAATTCAACACAAATACGGTTTGGCAGCCTGTAAAGCACAAATAA
- a CDS encoding glycosyltransferase family 2 protein, giving the protein MKKLSIIIPAYNESATISIILKRVADAELTNGITKEIIVVDDCSKDDTIQLVQAFSEQHGVQIMLLQQAINQGKGAAIRRGFSQATGDYCVVQDADLEYDPDEYQNLLKPVLKADADVVYGSRFMGDKPHRILFFWHSIGNAVLTFLSNMFTNLNLTDMETCYKLIRTSILQQIILEENRFGFEPEITAKIARIPGIKIYEVGISYYGRTYAEGKKINWKDGVRAIWCILKYNVFKSK; this is encoded by the coding sequence TTGAAAAAGCTCTCTATCATTATACCGGCCTATAACGAATCGGCCACGATAAGCATCATCCTCAAACGTGTTGCAGATGCCGAACTAACCAATGGCATCACTAAAGAAATTATTGTTGTTGACGATTGCTCAAAAGATGATACCATACAGTTGGTACAGGCTTTTAGCGAGCAGCATGGTGTGCAAATTATGCTGTTGCAACAAGCCATTAACCAGGGTAAGGGCGCGGCCATAAGGCGCGGCTTTAGCCAGGCTACCGGCGATTATTGCGTTGTACAGGATGCCGACTTGGAATACGACCCGGATGAGTATCAAAACCTGCTGAAGCCGGTTTTAAAGGCCGACGCCGATGTGGTGTACGGCTCGCGCTTTATGGGCGATAAGCCACACCGTATTTTGTTTTTTTGGCACAGTATAGGTAACGCCGTGTTAACCTTTTTATCAAACATGTTTACCAATTTAAACCTAACCGATATGGAAACGTGTTATAAACTGATACGTACCTCCATATTACAGCAAATTATACTGGAAGAAAACCGTTTTGGCTTTGAGCCCGAAATTACAGCCAAAATAGCGCGCATACCCGGCATAAAAATATACGAGGTTGGTATATCCTACTACGGCCGCACCTATGCCGAGGGCAAAAAAATAAACTGGAAAGATGGTGTAAGGGCAATTTGGTGCATATTAAAATACAATGTTTTTAAAAGCAAGTAA
- a CDS encoding YdcF family protein, which translates to MFFILSKVLLMLIQPFFWVVVLITWAVITKNIKRKQRLLCSAAIVLYVFSNNFIIGQVARSWDITKQDTVNKTYSCAIILGGFTSADADGGGYFNGSASRYIEAVKLKTIGKAAKILVTGGNGQLVKTTEFKEADYVVQQLRLLKFADSTVLGENQSRNTIENAVFSKKILDDKKVKGPYLLVTSAFHMRRSLYTFKKAGLDVVPYSCDYIAGHDAYSLTDLLPNSGALDVWNKYAKEMFGYVAYHLKKF; encoded by the coding sequence ATGTTTTTTATCCTCTCTAAAGTTTTGCTCATGCTTATACAGCCTTTTTTTTGGGTTGTAGTTTTAATAACATGGGCCGTTATCACAAAAAACATTAAACGCAAACAGCGTTTACTTTGCAGCGCGGCCATTGTGTTATATGTATTTAGCAACAATTTTATAATTGGCCAGGTTGCCCGTAGCTGGGATATTACAAAGCAAGATACCGTTAACAAAACATACAGTTGTGCCATTATATTGGGTGGCTTTACCTCGGCAGATGCCGATGGCGGGGGTTATTTTAATGGCTCGGCAAGCCGCTATATTGAGGCTGTTAAACTAAAAACCATAGGTAAGGCGGCTAAAATATTAGTAACAGGCGGCAACGGGCAGTTAGTTAAAACCACCGAGTTTAAAGAAGCCGATTATGTGGTGCAGCAATTGCGCTTGTTAAAATTTGCAGATAGTACGGTGCTGGGCGAAAACCAATCGCGCAATACAATTGAAAATGCTGTGTTTTCCAAAAAAATACTCGATGATAAAAAAGTGAAAGGGCCTTATTTGCTGGTAACGTCGGCCTTCCATATGCGGCGGTCGTTATACACATTTAAAAAGGCCGGGCTGGATGTTGTTCCGTATTCGTGCGATTACATTGCCGGCCACGATGCATATTCGTTAACAGACCTCTTACCCAATTCGGGTGCGCTGGATGTATGGAATAAATACGCCAAAGAAATGTTTGGTTATGTGGCCTATCATTTAAAGAAATTTTAA
- a CDS encoding DUF6436 domain-containing protein produces MMRKTIVITWLVLIFGAIGATFWYSELKYQLPTPIPTNYKNVKRGEFINLNNYLSTGGSKPVFLHFFNPDCPCSRFNMACFKTLVKSYGNKVNFVIVVMNNDSYTVKNIQDKFDLNIPVLFNASIARACGVYSTPQAVLINTHHNLYYRGNYNRSRYCNDEKTNFAKIAIDSLLNNNALPNINPLALQAYGCTLPNCNKTE; encoded by the coding sequence ATGATGAGGAAGACGATAGTAATAACATGGCTAGTGTTAATTTTTGGCGCAATTGGCGCAACGTTTTGGTATAGCGAATTAAAATACCAATTACCAACCCCCATACCCACCAATTATAAAAACGTTAAGCGCGGAGAGTTTATTAACTTGAATAACTATTTAAGTACTGGCGGCAGTAAACCGGTATTTTTGCATTTTTTTAACCCCGATTGCCCATGCTCCAGGTTTAACATGGCATGTTTTAAAACATTGGTAAAAAGCTACGGAAACAAGGTAAACTTTGTTATTGTGGTTATGAATAATGATAGTTACACCGTAAAAAACATACAAGATAAATTTGATTTAAACATCCCTGTTTTGTTTAATGCCTCAATTGCACGCGCTTGCGGTGTGTATTCTACACCCCAGGCTGTGTTAATAAATACCCACCACAATTTATACTATCGCGGCAATTATAACCGGAGCAGGTATTGTAACGACGAAAAAACCAATTTCGCAAAAATAGCTATCGATAGCTTACTAAATAATAACGCGTTGCCAAATATTAACCCTCTTGCATTACAGGCCTACGGTTGTACGCTACCTAACTGCAACAAAACCGAGTAA